A genome region from Maylandia zebra isolate NMK-2024a linkage group LG6, Mzebra_GT3a, whole genome shotgun sequence includes the following:
- the dla gene encoding delta-like protein A yields MYLFNMGRVILLTLAIMSMLLCQGFCSGVFELKLQEFLNKKGVQGNKNCCKGGLASSFQQQCECKTFFRICLKHYQPNASPEPPCTYGGAVTPVLGSNSFQVPDAIPESSFTNPIRINFGFTWPGTFSLIIEALHADSKDDLSTENPDRVISTMTTQRHLTVGEEWSQDLHTGGRTELKYSYRFVCDEHYYGDGCSVFCRPRDDAFGHFTCGERGEIVCDAGWKGQYCTEPICLPGCDEEHGFCEKPGECKCRVGFKGRYCDECIRYPGCLHGTCQQPWQCNCQEGWGGLFCNQDLNYCTHHKPCMNGATCSNTGQGSYTCSCRPGFTGASCEIRVNECAGNPCRNGGSCTDLENTYTCTCPHGFYGNNCELSAMTCADGPCSNGGRCTDNPDGGYFCQCPTGYAGFNCEKKIDHCTSSPCSNGARCVDLVNSYLCQCPDGFTGQNCDHTGDECSSYPCQNGGTCQEGPDGYTCTCPPGYTGRNCSSPISRCEHNPCHNGATCHERNNRYVCACAHGYGGRNCQFLLPEHAAIRGSEVPWMAIGSGVVLVLLLLAGSAVLVGFLQSKVQHVGQVETVGEAETINNLTNNCHRSDRDLAISVMPMPGVKNINKKMDFCSGDPDEGSPPGRSSYKSRHLPADYKLVHEVNYEQAAKEAMLEAACEDKDSFEFEEKRSKRLKSDASEKKAPEMSACADTKYKSVFVMSEEKDECIIATEV; encoded by the exons atgtatttatttaatatggGGCGCGTCATCCTGCTGACTCTTGCCATCATGTCCATGTTGCTGTGCCAG GGGTTTTGCTCGGGAGTTTTTGAGCTGAAGTTGCAGGAGTTTCTGAACAAGAAGGGAGTACAAGGCaacaaaaactgctgtaaaGGAGGTCTGGCTTCGTCTTTCCAGCAGCAGTGCGAGTGTAAGACCTTCTTCAGGATCTGTCTCAAGCACTATCAACCCAACGCTTCCCCAGAACCCCCGTGCACCTACGGCGGCGCTGTGACACCCGTCCTCGGCTCCAATTCATTCCAGGTCCCAGATGCCATCCCGGAGAGTTCGTTCACCAACCCCATCAGGATTAACTTCGGCTTCACGTGGCCG GGGACCTTCTCGCTGATCATTGAAGCATTACACGCCGATTCCAAAGACGACCTCTCCACGG AGAACCCAGACCGGGTTATCAGCACCATGACCACCCAGAGGCATCTGACTGTGGGAGAGGAATGGTCCCAGGACCTGCACACCGGGGGAAGGACCGAACTCAAGTACTCCTATCGATTCGTGTGCGATGAGCACTACTACGGGGACGGCTGTTCAGTGTTCTGCCGGCCGAGAGATGACGCCTTCGGCCACTTCACCTGTGGAGAGCGCGGGGAGATTGTGTGCGACGCCGGGTGGAAGGGGCAGTACTGCACTGAAC CGATTTGTCTGCCAGGATGTGATGAAGAGCATGGGTTCTGCGAGAAACCCGGGGAGTGCAA GTGCAGAGTGGGATTCAAAGGGCGCTACTGCGATGAGTGCATTCGTTATCCGGGCTGCCTCCATGGGACCTGCCAGCAGCCCTGGCAGTGCAACTGCCAGGAGGGCTGGGGTGGACTCTTCTGCAACCAAG ATCTCAACTACTGCACTCACCACAAGCCCTGCATGAATGGAGCCACTTGTAGCAACACTGGCCAGGGCAGCTACACCTGTTCCTGCAGGCCTGGCTTCACTGGGGCCAGCTGTGAGATTCGGGTCAACGAATGTGCTGGAAACCCCTGCCGTAATGGAGGAAGTTGCACT GATTTGGAAAACACATATACCTGCACTTGCCCTCACGGTTTCTATGGCAACAACTGCGAGCTAAGCGCCATGACGTGTGCTGATGGGCCTTGCTCCAATGGAGGCCGCTGTACTGACAACCCTGACGGAGGCTACTTCTGCCAGTGCCCCACGGGGTATGCAGGGTTCAACTGTGAGAAGAAGATTGACCACTGCACCTCCAGCCCCTGCTCCAATG GTGCACGCTGTGTGGATCTCGTGAACTCCTACTTGTGTCAGTGTCCAGACGGCTTCACCGGCCAGAACTGTGACCACACTGGTGATGAGTGTTCTTCGTATCCTTGCCAGAATGGTGGCACGTGCCAGGAAGGTCCTGATGGCTACACCTGCACTTGTCCCCCGGGATACACGGGTCGCAACTGCAGCTCCCCGATCAGCCGCTGCGAGCACAACCCCTGCCACAACGGTGCCACCTGCCACGAGAGAAACAACCGTTATGTCTGTGCCTGTGCTCATGGATACGGTGGCAGAAACTGTCAGTTCTTGCTTCCAGAGCACGCTGCCATCCGGGGGTCAGAAGTTCCCTGGATGGCCATTGGTTCCGGGGTGgtgctggtgctgctgctgttggcaGGCTCTGCTGTTCTGGTTGGCTTTTTGCAATCAAAAGTCCAGCATGTCGGCCAAGTAGAAACTGTAGGCGAAGCAGAGACAATAAATAACCTTACTAACAACTGTCACCGTAGTGACAGGGACCTGGCCATCAGTGTGATGCCGATGCCAGGTGTCAAAAACATCAACAAGAAGATGGACTTCTGCAGCGGGGACCCTGATGAAGGATCTCCACCAGGGAGGAGCAGCTACAAGAGCCGCCATCTGCCTGCAGATTACAAGCTCGTACACGAGGTCAACTACGAGCAGGCGGCCAAGGAGGCCATGCTGGAGGCGGCCTGTGAGGACAAGGACTCATTTGAGTTTGAGGAGAAGCGCAGCAAACGTTTAAAAAG CGATGCATCAGAAAAGAAAGCCCCAGAAATGTCTGCATGTGCGGACACCAAGTACAAATCTGTGTTTGTGATGTCAGAGGAGAAGGACGAATGTATAATTGCAACTGAG GTGTAA